One segment of Nitrospiria bacterium DNA contains the following:
- a CDS encoding MerR family transcriptional regulator has product MPKRRGKGQRAVQRYVTISTVCEVYRLRPRTLWTYERRGLIRHEEGVLEDGRRTVLYGDRDLRRIRMICSLTRDLGVNLAGIEVILRLLDRFEKGFSAGPDDY; this is encoded by the coding sequence CCTAAGAGACGCGGGAAAGGACAGCGAGCGGTTCAACGGTACGTGACGATCTCGACCGTCTGCGAAGTTTATCGGTTGCGGCCGCGGACGCTTTGGACCTATGAACGGAGGGGACTGATCCGTCATGAAGAGGGGGTGCTGGAGGACGGTCGCAGAACCGTCCTATATGGCGATCGCGATCTCCGGCGGATCCGGATGATCTGTTCATTAACGCGGGATCTTGGAGTGAACCTGGCCGGAATCGAGGTGATCCTGCGTCTTTTGGATCGTTTCGAAAAGGGGTTTTCCGCGGGGCCGGATGACTATTGA
- a CDS encoding HD domain-containing phosphohydrolase, producing MPQEKVLVVDDEPTIVELCTRVLTKEGYRVKTASNGLQALQIFHEEPFDLLLTDIRMRGMSGLELIDAAKKHDQGIAIVVITGHGTVNMAIESLKLGTLGFVIKPFTMEELLAAVRHATEKNRLINENIRLRSLMPLFEINRRLVTTDLDHLFREVSESARIETKADRASLMLFDESRQELQVKSHSGFAVVVPSKMTKKLGQGVAGVVAETRKPLVIQGGVQQNPGLANVLEDTGILFSVSVPLIGRGYTRISSLTRPPATHERLIGVLNISKNNPGSGPFTESDLELVTLLAGQASAAIENAQLYQELHQSYVKTIRSLVATIELKDSYTSGHSENVSRYAAALAQEMGLTANEIDEIEIAGILHDIGKIGSSEDILLKKDRLTKDEFEVMKAHPANAVKILNAVGLSENILMIVLHHHEQCNGKGYPNGLPRERIPLGARILMVADTIDAMTSDRPYRKAQPIAKLSGELQKYAGPQFDPDVVKAFEGLLQKVGPDFFRHQ from the coding sequence ATGCCGCAAGAAAAAGTCCTGGTCGTAGACGACGAGCCGACAATCGTAGAACTCTGCACCCGTGTCCTGACGAAAGAAGGATACCGCGTCAAAACCGCTTCCAACGGATTGCAGGCGCTTCAGATCTTTCATGAGGAACCGTTTGACCTGCTGTTGACGGACATCCGGATGCGCGGAATGAGCGGCCTCGAGTTGATCGACGCCGCCAAAAAGCACGACCAGGGAATCGCCATTGTCGTGATCACCGGTCACGGCACCGTGAACATGGCAATCGAGTCGCTCAAACTCGGCACGCTCGGCTTTGTCATTAAACCGTTCACGATGGAGGAACTGCTCGCCGCCGTCCGCCACGCCACGGAAAAAAATCGGCTCATCAACGAGAACATTCGCCTCCGATCCCTCATGCCCCTGTTTGAAATCAACCGGCGGCTGGTGACCACCGACTTGGATCATCTTTTCAGAGAAGTCTCCGAGAGTGCCCGCATTGAAACGAAGGCCGACCGCGCTTCGCTGATGTTGTTTGACGAATCCCGCCAGGAACTGCAGGTGAAATCCCACTCCGGGTTTGCCGTGGTCGTTCCTTCCAAGATGACCAAGAAGCTCGGTCAGGGAGTGGCAGGCGTGGTCGCCGAGACAAGAAAACCGCTGGTCATCCAGGGAGGCGTTCAACAAAATCCGGGGTTGGCGAACGTTCTCGAAGACACCGGGATTCTCTTCTCGGTTTCGGTCCCCCTCATCGGAAGAGGGTACACACGGATTTCATCCCTGACCCGTCCGCCTGCGACGCACGAACGGCTGATCGGGGTGCTGAACATCTCAAAAAACAACCCCGGCTCCGGACCGTTTACCGAAAGCGATCTGGAGCTGGTCACGCTCCTGGCCGGCCAGGCTTCGGCCGCGATCGAGAACGCCCAGCTCTATCAGGAGCTTCACCAAAGCTATGTCAAGACGATCCGGTCACTCGTGGCCACCATCGAGTTGAAGGACAGTTACACCTCGGGTCATTCCGAAAATGTTTCGAGGTATGCCGCGGCGCTGGCTCAGGAGATGGGATTAACGGCGAACGAGATCGACGAGATCGAGATCGCCGGAATCCTTCATGACATCGGGAAAATCGGAAGCAGCGAGGATATTCTTCTGAAAAAGGACCGTCTGACGAAAGACGAATTTGAAGTGATGAAGGCGCATCCCGCCAACGCGGTTAAAATTCTAAACGCGGTGGGGCTCTCCGAGAACATCCTCATGATTGTTCTCCACCATCACGAACAATGCAACGGGAAAGGATACCCGAACGGTCTCCCGCGCGAACGGATCCCCTTGGGGGCGCGCATCCTGATGGTCGCGGATACGATCGATGCCATGACGTCCGACCGCCCCTACCGAAAAGCGCAGCCGATCGCCAAGCTGTCCGGCGAACTCCAAAAATATGCCGGGCCGCAGTTTGATCCGGATGTGGTCAAAGCGTTTGAGGGCCTGCTGCAAAAAGTCGGACCGGATTTTTTCCGTCATCAATAG
- a CDS encoding ATP-binding protein encodes METKTIILFVTAALNLTLSLIVYSRGGKNPITRSYAAAVLSVAAWAFGHGMFTLENNPSSLVWFYFTYVAGAFIATFFFQFARIFPSPTAIASSVLPARLLSIGFPILVSAGLFMPNLLIQSFTRTGHEVQVVFIRSSYLFYTIGFSLLMGWGFLHLLTRYRKSSGRQRTQIRYVVAGTGIAAMFGSYFNLWLPWIGDTSLMWLGPHFSLFMIGFISYAIIKHRLMDIRLILSRTIVYSLLLVSTLVLYTMLILLAQRFFQDKTGYMTSLVIGSLLIALGFEPLKKSFQRTTEKIFFRGELDPQRLLGELSETFSMVKDLDSLLKSITQQLCEAFRTDHAILAVMTDSEELSVATNGEGAVEAIPFLKNHPLIQYYASDSPVHYLKMPTKREVLLQEELIETTHMIVSIDEGTRANLFSAMKDLHIAIAVPIFTKDQLCGLILLGHKRSGNSFFPADLKLLEIIARQAGVSIENARLYKTLQQQMEELKGSQTQQLIQSAKLASIGELATNVAHEINNPLTSILGFTALMLDDMDEHNPHKKDLKIIESEAMRSRDIVRNLLDFARKRGIKKELIDINLLIQKTLNLLRHQAEISNIVLNEEYGSDLPPLIVDGDQMKQVFINLLKNAFDAMPKGGTLTVTTLAHGLDGLSPQRTFAENDPVFSRKTIEMRFQDTGEGIDKEHIPKIFDPFFTTKEGMGTGLGLAVSYGIIERHGGRIEVFSELGTGTTFVIKLPVKEEAVLHN; translated from the coding sequence TTGGAAACGAAAACGATCATACTATTCGTAACCGCCGCGCTCAATCTAACCCTTTCCCTCATTGTCTACAGTCGCGGCGGGAAGAACCCCATCACGCGTTCTTACGCGGCTGCGGTGCTTTCGGTAGCCGCATGGGCGTTCGGCCATGGAATGTTTACGCTTGAAAATAATCCCTCCTCCCTCGTTTGGTTTTACTTTACCTACGTTGCGGGTGCCTTTATCGCGACATTCTTTTTTCAATTTGCAAGAATCTTCCCGAGCCCGACGGCCATCGCCTCTTCAGTCCTGCCGGCCAGGTTATTAAGCATCGGCTTTCCGATTCTGGTATCGGCAGGCCTGTTCATGCCAAACCTTCTGATTCAATCCTTTACACGAACGGGCCACGAGGTGCAGGTTGTTTTTATCAGGTCCAGCTACCTTTTTTACACCATCGGCTTTTCTCTCCTCATGGGATGGGGTTTTCTCCATCTCCTGACCCGATATCGTAAGTCTTCAGGGCGACAGAGAACCCAGATCCGTTATGTGGTAGCCGGAACCGGTATCGCGGCGATGTTCGGCAGCTACTTCAACCTATGGCTTCCCTGGATCGGGGACACGAGCCTGATGTGGCTGGGCCCCCATTTTTCACTGTTCATGATCGGCTTCATTTCCTACGCGATCATTAAACACCGCTTGATGGACATCCGCCTCATCCTGAGCCGCACAATTGTGTACTCCCTTCTCTTGGTCAGCACACTGGTGCTTTATACGATGCTGATCCTTCTTGCTCAGAGGTTTTTTCAAGACAAAACGGGCTATATGACCAGCCTCGTGATCGGTTCTCTCCTGATCGCCTTGGGTTTCGAACCTTTGAAAAAATCATTTCAGAGAACGACCGAAAAGATCTTTTTCAGAGGAGAACTGGACCCTCAGCGCCTGTTGGGCGAGTTGAGCGAAACCTTTAGCATGGTTAAAGATTTGGACAGTCTTCTTAAAAGCATCACCCAACAACTCTGTGAGGCATTCCGAACGGATCATGCCATTCTAGCGGTCATGACCGATTCGGAAGAATTGTCGGTGGCCACCAATGGAGAAGGTGCCGTGGAGGCGATCCCGTTTCTTAAGAATCATCCTCTGATCCAGTACTATGCCTCCGACTCTCCGGTGCATTATCTGAAGATGCCCACGAAAAGGGAAGTCCTTCTTCAGGAAGAGTTGATCGAAACAACCCACATGATCGTGTCAATCGACGAAGGGACAAGGGCGAACCTGTTCTCGGCCATGAAAGATCTTCACATCGCCATTGCCGTGCCCATTTTTACCAAGGACCAATTATGCGGACTGATCCTTTTGGGCCACAAGCGATCGGGAAACAGTTTCTTTCCGGCAGACCTAAAATTGCTGGAGATCATCGCGCGGCAGGCCGGCGTGTCGATCGAGAATGCTCGTCTGTACAAGACCCTCCAGCAGCAAATGGAGGAACTCAAAGGAAGCCAAACACAGCAATTGATCCAATCGGCCAAGTTGGCTTCCATCGGGGAATTGGCCACCAACGTGGCGCACGAAATTAACAATCCCCTCACGAGCATTTTGGGGTTTACGGCTCTCATGCTCGACGACATGGACGAACATAATCCTCACAAGAAGGATTTGAAAATCATTGAAAGCGAAGCGATGCGGTCGCGGGACATTGTGAGAAACTTGCTGGATTTTGCCCGGAAACGGGGGATCAAAAAAGAACTGATCGACATCAATCTACTGATTCAGAAGACGTTGAACCTGCTTCGCCATCAAGCCGAGATTTCCAATATCGTATTGAATGAGGAATACGGATCGGATCTGCCGCCGCTCATTGTCGACGGAGATCAAATGAAACAGGTTTTCATCAACCTTTTGAAAAACGCGTTTGACGCCATGCCGAAAGGCGGAACATTGACTGTAACGACCTTGGCTCACGGCCTCGATGGTCTATCGCCTCAAAGGACGTTCGCTGAAAACGACCCCGTGTTTTCACGGAAGACGATCGAGATGCGATTCCAGGATACGGGTGAGGGTATTGACAAAGAGCACATCCCCAAGATTTTTGATCCTTTCTTTACGACGAAAGAAGGCATGGGAACCGGTTTGGGCCTGGCCGTGAGTTACGGAATCATCGAACGCCACGGCGGCCGGATCGAGGTCTTCAGCGAACTGGGTACAGGGACGACGTTTGTCATCAAGCTTCCCGTGAAGGAAGAGGCCGTTCTCCACAATTAA
- a CDS encoding ATP-dependent Clp protease ATP-binding subunit — MFERFTDKGRKIIILAREEAERHQNDYLGTEHLALAILRETDGIALAILKKMGLSPEQVRLEIERNLPSGGSTMTFGEIPFTPRVKKVIEFAVEEARLLGHNHIGSEHLLLGLLREEEGIGGKILRSLGANLLTARQLTVNFLRKSVPREREKKSNTPALEEFGRDLTQLASEGALDPVIGRADEIERVLQILCRRTKNNPALIGESGVGKTAIVEGLAQRIVSTEVPDNLLNRRVIALDLGSLVAGTKYRGQFEERLKVVMKEIVQAGNIIIFIDELHTLVGAGAAEGSIDASNMLKPALARGEIQCIGATTLDEYRKHIEKDGALKRRFQPIFVQPPSAEETIKIIKGLRDRYEEHHGVEITEEAIVEAVRLADRYITDRFMPDKAIDVIDETGSRAKMKSYSLPEELKALEQELKRVTRDKELAVTLQNFEEAVKLREEEERHKRLLEEAKREWKKSQEKNRPVISKEDVGYVVSKMTGIPLYKLEEAESQKLLHMEEELHKRIVGQEEAIAAVCRAIRRSRAGLKEAKRPIGSFIFLGPTGVGKTELAKALAEFLFDDENALIRIDMSEYMEKFTGSRLVGAPPGYVGYEEGGQLTETVRRRPYSVVLFDEIEKAHPEIFHMLLQVLEDGCLTDSLGRKIDFKNSVLIMTSNLGTKLIHKGATLGFQKDADEEKRVRMKEDVLTELKKGFNPEFLNRIDEVVVFHPLEKQHLIKIVDILIEEVNQRLSDRGIQLDVTAEVKAWLTKEGYEPAYGARPMRRVIQKSIGDPLSEELLKGRFKDAKRIKVILKDNMLAFVEDEVMAEV, encoded by the coding sequence ATGTTCGAACGGTTTACAGATAAGGGGCGGAAAATAATCATCTTGGCGCGGGAAGAAGCGGAGCGCCATCAAAATGATTATCTGGGGACGGAACATCTGGCCCTGGCCATTTTACGAGAAACGGACGGAATCGCGCTGGCGATTTTGAAGAAGATGGGGCTTTCCCCCGAGCAAGTTCGTCTGGAAATTGAACGGAACCTGCCCAGTGGGGGCAGCACGATGACCTTCGGTGAAATTCCATTTACACCCCGTGTAAAGAAGGTCATCGAATTTGCGGTTGAAGAGGCCCGATTACTGGGCCATAACCATATCGGAAGCGAACATCTGCTTCTGGGACTTCTCCGCGAAGAAGAAGGGATCGGCGGGAAGATTCTTCGAAGTCTGGGAGCGAATTTGCTCACGGCACGTCAACTCACGGTTAATTTTCTTCGGAAATCCGTTCCCCGCGAACGTGAAAAGAAGAGCAATACTCCCGCCTTGGAAGAGTTCGGCAGGGACTTGACTCAATTGGCCAGTGAAGGAGCGTTGGATCCGGTGATCGGGCGGGCCGATGAGATTGAACGCGTTCTACAGATCTTGTGTCGGCGGACGAAAAACAATCCGGCCTTGATCGGGGAGTCCGGTGTGGGCAAAACCGCGATCGTCGAAGGTCTGGCCCAGCGAATTGTTTCGACGGAAGTGCCGGACAACCTTCTGAACCGGCGCGTCATTGCTTTGGATCTGGGTTCCTTGGTGGCGGGAACCAAGTATCGAGGACAGTTTGAGGAACGATTGAAAGTGGTCATGAAGGAAATCGTTCAGGCCGGGAACATTATTATTTTCATCGATGAACTCCACACGTTGGTCGGCGCCGGCGCGGCCGAAGGTTCCATCGACGCATCCAATATGCTCAAGCCCGCTCTGGCGCGGGGCGAGATTCAATGCATCGGCGCGACGACGCTGGACGAGTACCGTAAACATATCGAGAAGGACGGGGCCCTGAAGCGGCGGTTTCAGCCGATCTTCGTTCAACCTCCAAGCGCTGAGGAAACGATCAAGATCATCAAAGGACTTCGGGATCGGTATGAAGAACATCATGGCGTTGAAATCACGGAAGAAGCCATCGTGGAAGCCGTGCGCCTTGCGGACCGTTATATTACAGATCGGTTCATGCCGGACAAGGCGATCGATGTGATTGACGAAACCGGTTCAAGGGCCAAAATGAAGAGTTATTCGCTGCCCGAAGAGCTGAAAGCATTGGAGCAGGAATTGAAGCGGGTCACTCGCGATAAGGAGCTGGCCGTGACGCTTCAAAATTTTGAAGAGGCCGTTAAGCTTCGCGAAGAAGAGGAGCGGCATAAACGGTTGCTTGAAGAGGCCAAGCGGGAGTGGAAGAAAAGCCAGGAAAAAAATCGGCCTGTGATCTCGAAAGAGGATGTGGGATATGTTGTATCGAAAATGACCGGAATTCCCTTGTACAAATTAGAAGAAGCGGAATCTCAAAAGCTTCTCCATATGGAGGAAGAGCTTCACAAGCGCATTGTGGGACAAGAGGAAGCCATCGCGGCGGTCTGTCGCGCCATCCGGCGTTCTCGGGCCGGGTTGAAAGAGGCCAAGAGACCGATTGGATCATTCATATTCCTGGGTCCGACCGGTGTGGGTAAAACCGAGTTGGCCAAGGCGTTGGCAGAGTTCTTGTTTGATGATGAGAACGCTCTGATCCGTATCGATATGTCGGAATATATGGAGAAGTTTACTGGTTCTCGACTTGTGGGGGCCCCGCCGGGATATGTGGGATACGAAGAGGGGGGGCAATTGACTGAAACGGTTCGCCGGCGGCCTTATTCCGTCGTCTTGTTCGACGAGATTGAAAAGGCCCATCCGGAAATTTTCCATATGCTGCTTCAGGTTTTGGAAGACGGCTGTTTGACCGACAGCCTCGGCCGCAAGATCGACTTTAAAAATTCCGTGCTGATCATGACCTCCAATCTTGGAACCAAATTGATCCATAAAGGTGCCACGCTGGGCTTTCAGAAAGATGCCGATGAAGAAAAGCGTGTTCGCATGAAGGAGGACGTCCTTACCGAACTGAAAAAGGGCTTCAACCCGGAGTTTCTCAATCGAATCGATGAAGTGGTGGTCTTCCACCCCTTGGAAAAGCAACACCTTATTAAAATTGTGGATATCCTGATTGAAGAGGTCAATCAACGGCTTTCGGATCGCGGGATTCAACTGGACGTGACGGCCGAGGTCAAAGCATGGCTGACCAAAGAAGGATACGAGCCTGCTTACGGAGCGCGACCGATGCGCCGGGTTATCCAGAAAAGCATCGGCGATCCGTTGTCCGAGGAACTGCTTAAGGGGCGCTTTAAAGACGCTAAACGGATTAAAGTGATCCTCAAAGACAATATGCTTGCCTTTGTAGAAGACGAAGTTATGGCGGAGGTCTGA
- a CDS encoding tetratricopeptide repeat protein codes for MSIIHEALKKASRDEAPEPRIETPRRVLFSTASRFPPHVNLIGIGILVCLIGSAYLVYVEREALRRVFVKKGIAKTSNVELPLDIPASSVASKTQGIGSKTLSRQQSVATGDSAEAHEKKGADYLEKGKLRDAEREFLLAESLDPRSSVIQNNLGFVMKREGRDGDAESRYRTALQMDPENVQAMNNLGLLYQEQNRLEEAKRLFQEAVQAQPNFPDSHLNYAILLERAGYIEESKQHYRSFLVLASPQQEQAVQLVKKHLNHLP; via the coding sequence ATGAGCATCATTCATGAGGCTCTGAAGAAAGCGAGTCGGGATGAGGCTCCGGAGCCCCGGATTGAAACACCGCGACGAGTTCTGTTTTCCACCGCCTCCAGATTCCCTCCACACGTCAACCTTATCGGGATCGGTATTCTGGTCTGTTTGATAGGTTCCGCCTATCTCGTGTATGTCGAACGCGAAGCCCTAAGACGTGTCTTTGTTAAAAAGGGGATTGCAAAAACCTCAAACGTGGAGCTACCCCTAGATATTCCCGCTTCATCGGTCGCATCCAAAACACAAGGGATCGGTTCTAAAACGTTGTCCCGTCAGCAATCCGTTGCCACCGGAGATTCGGCCGAGGCCCATGAGAAAAAGGGCGCAGATTATCTTGAAAAGGGAAAATTGAGGGATGCGGAACGGGAATTTTTATTGGCGGAGTCCTTAGATCCACGTTCGTCGGTGATTCAAAACAATCTCGGTTTCGTAATGAAGAGGGAAGGGCGCGATGGGGACGCCGAATCCCGTTACCGTACCGCCTTGCAAATGGATCCCGAGAACGTTCAAGCCATGAATAATCTTGGGCTGCTTTATCAAGAGCAGAATCGTTTGGAAGAAGCTAAACGTCTTTTTCAAGAGGCGGTTCAGGCCCAGCCCAATTTTCCGGATTCCCATCTGAATTATGCGATCCTGCTTGAGCGGGCTGGCTATATTGAAGAATCCAAACAACATTACCGATCGTTTCTGGTTTTGGCCTCCCCTCAACAGGAGCAAGCCGTTCAGCTGGTCAAAAAACATCTCAATCATTTGCCCTAG
- the tsaD gene encoding tRNA (adenosine(37)-N6)-threonylcarbamoyltransferase complex transferase subunit TsaD yields the protein MLFLGIETSCDETAAAVVEDGRKVLSNVLHSQEQIHRKYGGVVPELASRQHVAVISDVVCTALEKAGVELRDLSGIAVTQGPGLMGALLVGVSFGKALAYRHNLKLIGVNHLEGHIAAVRLENRSIELPAVALVVSGGHTNIYFVPADGPLELVGQTIDDAAGEAFDKGAKMLGLSYPGGPEIDRISKTGDPTRINFPRPYLKNDSLDMSFSGLKTSLRYYLERSSFPHACGQQNVPDFAAAFQEAIVDVLVEKTIKAADRYGVSSVCVTGGVAANTVLRGRLAGVCKERGRSLYIPNPTYCTDNGAMIAAAGYFHFHRRREAPGLALSPRTAPPMTGLGFIGV from the coding sequence GTGCTTTTCTTAGGAATTGAAACATCATGTGATGAAACCGCCGCTGCTGTTGTAGAAGATGGCCGTAAAGTATTGTCCAATGTTTTGCATTCGCAGGAACAGATCCATCGGAAATACGGAGGGGTGGTTCCGGAGTTGGCTTCTCGTCAGCATGTCGCCGTCATCTCCGACGTGGTTTGTACCGCTTTGGAAAAGGCCGGAGTCGAGTTGCGCGATCTTTCCGGAATCGCGGTTACCCAGGGGCCCGGGTTAATGGGGGCGTTGCTGGTGGGTGTCTCGTTCGGGAAGGCGTTAGCCTACCGCCATAACCTGAAACTGATCGGCGTGAATCACCTGGAAGGCCATATTGCAGCTGTCCGCTTGGAAAACCGGTCCATTGAACTGCCCGCCGTGGCCTTGGTGGTCTCAGGGGGACATACCAATATTTATTTTGTCCCGGCCGACGGTCCTTTGGAATTAGTGGGACAGACCATTGACGATGCCGCGGGCGAGGCTTTTGACAAGGGAGCCAAGATGTTGGGGTTGTCATATCCGGGAGGGCCGGAGATTGATCGGATATCCAAGACGGGTGATCCGACCCGAATCAATTTTCCAAGACCTTATCTCAAGAACGATTCATTGGACATGAGCTTCAGCGGGTTGAAAACGTCACTTCGTTATTATTTGGAACGATCAAGTTTTCCGCATGCATGCGGCCAGCAGAATGTCCCGGACTTTGCGGCGGCTTTTCAGGAGGCCATTGTGGATGTCCTGGTTGAAAAAACGATCAAAGCGGCGGATCGATACGGGGTGTCATCCGTGTGTGTGACGGGGGGTGTGGCCGCGAACACCGTTCTCCGTGGACGATTGGCGGGCGTTTGCAAGGAACGAGGACGATCGCTTTACATTCCCAATCCGACCTATTGTACGGATAATGGGGCGATGATCGCTGCGGCCGGGTATTTTCATTTCCATCGGCGGCGGGAGGCGCCGGGCTTAGCCTTAAGCCCGCGGACGGCTCCGCCCATGACCGGGTTGGGGTTTATTGGTGTTTAA
- a CDS encoding DUF177 domain-containing protein, with protein sequence MKIHRSDIPNEGFDLDCQADPSTLALNDSGVEFADSIHIRARLVLMDHAVHVSGEAKACAKLQCVRCLEALSYPVRSSFEITLVPKESKTDRPSGEWHELQEKELDEYFYSDDTIDLTDLVREQVLLSLPTYPLCRPHCRGLCPQCGLDLNRGSCRCAVEDLHRPMTPLQEKLKKIIKK encoded by the coding sequence ATGAAGATTCATCGATCGGATATACCCAACGAGGGGTTTGATCTTGACTGCCAAGCGGATCCCTCGACGCTGGCTCTGAACGATTCCGGCGTCGAGTTTGCGGATTCCATTCATATTCGGGCCCGGCTCGTTCTGATGGATCACGCGGTCCATGTTTCGGGGGAAGCCAAAGCCTGCGCGAAGCTTCAATGCGTACGGTGCCTGGAGGCGCTTTCCTATCCGGTCCGTTCCTCCTTCGAAATTACACTCGTGCCGAAGGAATCGAAGACCGACCGGCCATCGGGTGAATGGCATGAACTGCAGGAAAAAGAACTGGATGAGTACTTCTATTCGGACGACACCATCGATCTGACGGATTTGGTCAGAGAACAAGTCTTACTGTCCCTGCCGACATACCCGTTATGTCGGCCCCATTGTCGTGGACTCTGTCCTCAGTGCGGTCTGGACTTGAACCGCGGATCTTGTCGCTGTGCGGTGGAGGATCTTCATCGTCCGATGACCCCTTTACAGGAGAAACTGAAAAAGATCATCAAAAAATAA